One window of Erwinia aphidicola genomic DNA carries:
- the fliJ gene encoding flagellar export protein FliJ has translation MAKTASPIDTLRDLAHKDVEKAAIQLGDVRRAQKQADDQLTMLLNYQDEYRRNLNTTMSEGIASTRWYNYHQFIQTLEKAIEQHRAQLMHWNTRVENALRFWRDKQQRLHAYETLQARALATALLQENRLDQKRMDEFAQRASLRKGE, from the coding sequence ATGGCTAAGACAGCTTCCCCGATCGATACCCTGCGCGATCTGGCACATAAAGATGTGGAAAAAGCCGCCATTCAGTTAGGCGACGTACGCCGGGCGCAAAAGCAGGCAGACGATCAGCTGACAATGCTGCTCAACTACCAGGACGAATACCGCAGGAATCTCAACACCACCATGAGCGAAGGGATTGCCAGTACGCGCTGGTACAACTACCACCAGTTTATTCAGACGCTGGAAAAGGCGATTGAACAGCATCGCGCCCAGCTGATGCACTGGAACACCCGGGTGGAAAATGCCCTGCGCTTCTGGCGCGACAAACAGCAGCGGCTGCACGCCTATGAAACGCTTCAGGCGCGGGCGCTGGCAACCGCACTCTTACAGGAAAACCGTCTCGATCAGAAACGGATGGACGAATTTGCCCAACGGGCATCATTGAGGAAAGGCGAATGA
- the fliI gene encoding flagellar protein export ATPase FliI: MTTRLSRWLGALDNFEQRLAQVPEVRRYGRLVRATGLVLEATGLQLPLGATCVIERHDSQGIGEVESEVVGFNGQKLLLMPLEEVEGIIPGARVYARVAGDNQHSGKQLMLGPELLGRVLDGSGRPLDGLPAPETGYRAPLITPPFNPLQRTPITDVLDTGVRAINALLTVGRGQRMGLFAGSGVGKSVLLGMMARYTKADVIVVGLIGERGREVKDFIENILGTEGRARAVVIAAPADVSPLLRMQGASYATRIAEDFRDRGQHVLLIMDSLTRYAMAQREIALAIGEPPATKGYPPSVFAKLPALVERAGNGIDGGGSITAFYTVLTEGDDQQDPIADSARAILDGHIVLSRRLAESGHYPAIDIEASISRVMAHLIDETHYARVRQFKQLLSSYQRNRDLVSVGAYAAGTDPTLDKAIKLYPELEAFLQQGMFERSTFDDASLHLQAIFG, encoded by the coding sequence ATGACCACTCGCCTGTCGCGCTGGCTTGGCGCACTCGACAACTTTGAACAGCGTCTGGCCCAGGTGCCCGAGGTACGTCGCTATGGCCGGCTGGTGCGCGCCACCGGGCTGGTGCTGGAAGCGACCGGCCTGCAGCTGCCGCTGGGTGCGACCTGCGTGATTGAACGTCATGACAGCCAGGGCATTGGCGAAGTCGAGAGTGAAGTGGTTGGCTTTAACGGCCAGAAACTGCTGCTGATGCCGCTGGAAGAAGTAGAAGGCATCATTCCCGGCGCGCGCGTTTATGCCCGCGTGGCAGGTGATAACCAGCACAGCGGCAAACAGTTGATGCTCGGGCCAGAACTGCTGGGGCGCGTGCTCGACGGCAGCGGTCGCCCGCTTGACGGCCTGCCTGCACCGGAAACCGGCTATCGCGCCCCGCTGATCACGCCGCCGTTTAACCCGTTACAGCGCACGCCGATCACCGACGTGCTGGATACCGGCGTGCGGGCGATTAACGCTCTGCTTACCGTCGGTCGCGGCCAGCGTATGGGGCTGTTCGCGGGTTCCGGCGTCGGTAAAAGCGTGCTGCTCGGCATGATGGCGCGCTACACCAAGGCAGACGTGATCGTGGTCGGGCTGATTGGCGAACGTGGCCGCGAAGTCAAAGACTTTATCGAAAACATTCTCGGCACCGAAGGGCGTGCGCGGGCGGTGGTGATTGCCGCCCCGGCGGATGTCTCTCCTTTATTACGTATGCAGGGTGCTTCTTACGCCACGCGCATTGCCGAAGACTTCCGCGACCGTGGCCAGCACGTGCTGCTGATCATGGATTCCCTGACGCGTTACGCCATGGCCCAGCGTGAAATAGCGCTGGCGATCGGGGAGCCGCCGGCCACCAAAGGCTATCCGCCTTCCGTGTTTGCCAAGCTGCCCGCGCTGGTCGAGCGCGCCGGTAACGGCATCGACGGCGGCGGTTCGATTACCGCCTTCTATACCGTTCTGACCGAAGGGGACGACCAGCAGGACCCGATCGCCGACTCCGCGCGCGCCATTCTCGATGGCCACATTGTGCTGTCGCGCCGCCTGGCAGAATCCGGCCACTACCCGGCTATTGATATTGAAGCCTCGATCAGCCGCGTCATGGCACACCTGATCGATGAGACGCACTACGCCCGCGTGCGCCAGTTTAAACAGCTGCTTTCCAGCTACCAGCGCAACCGCGATCTGGTCAGCGTGGGGGCGTATGCCGCCGGGACCGACCCGACGCTGGATAAAGCGATCAAACTCTACCCAGAGCTGGAGGCCTTCCTGCAGCAGGGGATGTTTGAGCGCAGTACGTTTGATGATGCCAGCCTGCATCTGCAGGCGATCTTTGGTTAA
- the fliH gene encoding flagellar assembly protein FliH, with product MSDHSSLPWQRWQPNDLAQRDRPLIEELTIPEVTEEPADDRQFQLEQLQAQVRNEAQGLGYTEGQQRGFAEGQKSGYDAGFQQGLAEAQQQQAPLQARMQQLVSEFHHTLEALDSVIASRLMQLALEAARQVIGQAPHVDGTALLRQIQGMLQQEPMFSGKPTLRVHPDDLPRVETTLGATLSLHGWRLLGDSTIHPGGCKVSAEDGDLDASIATRWHELCRLAAPGEL from the coding sequence ATGTCTGATCATTCCTCCCTGCCGTGGCAGCGCTGGCAGCCTAACGATCTGGCACAGCGCGATCGGCCGCTGATTGAAGAGCTGACGATCCCGGAAGTGACGGAAGAGCCTGCCGACGATCGGCAGTTCCAGCTGGAGCAGCTTCAGGCTCAGGTGCGCAATGAAGCACAGGGCCTCGGCTATACCGAAGGTCAGCAGCGCGGCTTTGCCGAAGGCCAGAAAAGCGGTTATGACGCCGGTTTTCAGCAGGGGCTGGCGGAAGCTCAGCAGCAGCAGGCACCGTTACAGGCGCGCATGCAGCAGCTGGTTTCCGAATTCCACCACACGCTGGAAGCGCTCGACAGCGTCATCGCCTCGCGCCTGATGCAGCTGGCGCTGGAAGCCGCACGCCAGGTGATTGGCCAGGCACCCCACGTTGACGGCACCGCCCTGCTGCGCCAGATCCAGGGGATGCTGCAGCAGGAGCCGATGTTCAGCGGCAAACCCACGCTGCGCGTCCACCCGGACGATCTGCCGCGGGTGGAAACCACGCTCGGCGCTACGCTGAGCCTGCACGGCTGGCGTCTGCTCGGCGACAGCACCATTCACCCGGGCGGCTGCAAAGTCAGCGCCGAGGATGGCGACCTGGATGCCAGCATCGCCACCCGCTGGCATGAACTCTGCCGTCTGGCCGCACCGGGAGAACTGTAA